The following coding sequences lie in one Salipiger sp. H15 genomic window:
- a CDS encoding chlorhexidine efflux transporter: MLLVSPAYAAIFGAALDESFLIMAAIAVISLVWCPVYNTIFDRIELRRTGRVASDRPHRWRLVHAISYEVAVVVVEVPVIMTLGDHGLGEALALDLGLGAFYAGYAYLFHLGFDRLRPVAPAGMAVG; encoded by the coding sequence ATGCTCCTCGTCTCGCCTGCGTATGCGGCAATCTTCGGGGCCGCGCTCGACGAGTCCTTCCTGATCATGGCCGCGATCGCGGTCATCAGTCTGGTCTGGTGCCCGGTCTACAACACGATCTTCGACCGGATAGAGCTGCGCCGCACCGGACGCGTCGCCAGCGACCGCCCACATCGCTGGCGTCTGGTTCATGCGATCTCGTACGAGGTGGCCGTCGTGGTCGTCGAGGTTCCAGTGATCATGACACTCGGCGACCACGGCCTCGGAGAGGCGCTTGCGCTCGATCTCGGGCTCGGGGCGTTCTATGCCGGCTACGCCTACCTTTTCCACCTCGGCTTCGATCGCCTCCGGCCTGTGGCGCCGGCCGGCATGGCGGTGGGCTGA
- a CDS encoding DUF4242 domain-containing protein encodes MPRFMVERTFPDGLSIPMDKSGAGVCGGVVARNSEDGVTWVQSFVTPDRRQTFCIYDGPSPEAIRSAAERNALPVDRITEVRVLDPYFYH; translated from the coding sequence ATGCCTCGTTTCATGGTCGAACGCACGTTTCCGGACGGGCTGAGCATTCCGATGGACAAGAGCGGCGCCGGGGTCTGCGGCGGCGTGGTGGCGCGCAACTCCGAGGACGGCGTGACCTGGGTGCAATCCTTCGTCACCCCGGACCGGCGGCAGACCTTCTGCATCTACGACGGACCCTCACCCGAGGCGATCCGCTCAGCCGCGGAGCGCAACGCGCTGCCGGTCGACCGGATCACCGAGGTCCGGGTGCTCGACCCCTACTTCTACCACTGA
- a CDS encoding MFS transporter — translation MISVLGSVWALLLGILLIMLGNGMQFTLIGLRGDLEGFSTAALAVITSGYYIGFLSGARVTPVLIRRVGHVRVFAALGSFMSAGLIALPIATETWAWMPLRLIIGFCMSGVYVSAESWLNHAATNDTRGKILSAYMIAQTLGVIGAQWLLTLGDAATSTLFIVASILVSLSFGPILLSVSPTPAVTVTRAMSLTELFRHAPLSTVGTFLLGGIYATQSGMGAVFGTQIGLSTPQIALFVAMLFAGALFLQYPIGWLSDIMDRRKLIFGAAAVGAAACAFGLTTGGQPDQLLIAAFLAGGVTTPLYSLFLAYTNDDLSADDMPAASGGLVFVFGIGAIGGPLLSGWAMQLLGPQGFWFVLTVTFAGIALYALYRMTQRPAIQVEDTDSYLTVLPTTSLVAIEAATSWAVEQAEDDRERDTPA, via the coding sequence ATGATTTCTGTCCTCGGCAGCGTCTGGGCGCTGCTCCTCGGTATCCTGCTCATCATGCTCGGCAACGGCATGCAGTTCACCCTGATCGGTCTGCGCGGAGATCTTGAGGGCTTCTCAACAGCAGCTCTCGCTGTAATCACGTCAGGATACTACATCGGGTTTCTTTCCGGAGCCCGCGTCACGCCGGTCTTGATCCGTCGCGTGGGGCATGTTCGCGTCTTCGCCGCCCTGGGCAGCTTCATGTCGGCGGGCCTTATCGCTTTGCCGATTGCGACCGAAACCTGGGCCTGGATGCCCCTGCGTCTGATCATCGGCTTCTGTATGTCCGGGGTCTACGTGTCCGCGGAGAGCTGGCTGAATCACGCAGCCACCAACGACACCCGGGGCAAGATCCTTTCCGCGTACATGATCGCCCAGACCCTGGGGGTGATAGGAGCGCAATGGCTCCTCACCCTGGGAGATGCGGCGACTTCTACCCTTTTCATTGTTGCCTCGATCCTGGTTTCACTGTCGTTCGGCCCGATCCTGCTCTCCGTGTCGCCGACCCCCGCCGTCACCGTCACGCGTGCCATGTCCCTGACTGAGCTTTTCCGGCACGCGCCCTTGAGCACGGTCGGAACATTCCTGTTGGGAGGTATCTACGCAACACAGTCGGGAATGGGCGCTGTCTTCGGTACACAGATCGGATTGTCGACACCGCAGATTGCGCTGTTCGTCGCCATGCTCTTTGCCGGCGCGCTGTTCCTGCAGTACCCGATCGGCTGGTTGTCGGACATCATGGATCGTCGAAAGTTGATCTTCGGCGCCGCTGCCGTGGGTGCCGCGGCCTGCGCCTTCGGCCTCACGACGGGCGGGCAGCCAGATCAGTTGCTGATCGCGGCTTTCCTCGCCGGAGGCGTGACAACGCCTCTCTATTCTCTGTTTCTGGCGTACACCAATGATGACCTGTCAGCCGATGACATGCCCGCGGCGTCTGGCGGGCTGGTCTTCGTGTTTGGCATCGGGGCAATCGGCGGGCCGCTTCTCAGTGGGTGGGCAATGCAGTTGCTCGGGCCGCAAGGGTTCTGGTTCGTGCTGACCGTAACATTTGCCGGGATCGCCCTCTACGCCCTCTACCGGATGACACAGCGCCCCGCCATCCAAGTCGAGGACACCGACAGCTACTTGACCGTGCTACCGACCACGTCACTCGTTGCCATCGAGGCCGCCACAAGCTGGGCTGTGGAGCAAGCGGAAGACGACCGAGAAAGGGACACTCCGGCGTGA
- a CDS encoding DUF982 domain-containing protein, whose protein sequence is MMEIFWGDPLILINPQDGDVTRFCTIEKVHYWLRRKWPVADAAQQTALAKVEAAMECMNSVDDARNAFLKAARLAGFKQAAMA, encoded by the coding sequence ATGATGGAAATTTTCTGGGGCGACCCTCTTATCCTAATCAACCCGCAAGACGGAGACGTCACGCGCTTCTGCACGATCGAGAAGGTCCACTATTGGCTTCGCCGCAAATGGCCCGTGGCCGATGCGGCGCAACAGACCGCCTTGGCGAAGGTGGAGGCGGCCATGGAGTGCATGAATTCCGTTGATGATGCCCGCAATGCGTTCCTGAAGGCCGCCAGATTGGCAGGCTTCAAGCAAGCGGCCATGGCTTGA
- a CDS encoding cold-shock protein, producing MANGTVKWFNSTKGFGFIAPESGDKDIFLHVTALERAGISRIDDGQKVTFDVETGRDGRESASNLALA from the coding sequence ATGGCCAATGGCACCGTAAAATGGTTCAACAGCACCAAAGGCTTCGGCTTCATCGCGCCGGAAAGCGGCGACAAGGATATCTTCCTGCACGTCACGGCGCTTGAACGTGCCGGTATTTCGCGCATCGACGACGGTCAGAAAGTGACCTTCGATGTCGAGACCGGCCGCGACGGCCGCGAGTCCGCAAGCAATCTGGCCCTGGCTTGA
- a CDS encoding transglutaminase family protein: MATLNISHITTYRYATAVAIGPHRLMLRPRETRDLRLIAFDLQISPSARIDWAQDVAGNAVASATFDISSELLCIQSRMTVELSAPTWPVFAIAASAASYPFRYEGDHWTDLGPLAQPQYADHAGRLARWVDCFVMEWPTDTISLLKDVANGVNAWISYQSRSSEGTQGPLETLDRGWGSCRDIAVLFAEAVRTLGFGARLVSGYLHDPAVENLGSSGAGSTHAWVEVFVPGAGWIAFDPTNRSVGAANLIPVAAARNIAQVTPVSGRYYGRGCDLLSLEVGVSVSVDGP; this comes from the coding sequence ATGGCAACGCTGAACATCTCGCACATCACAACGTATCGCTACGCAACGGCCGTGGCCATCGGTCCCCATCGACTGATGCTGCGGCCTCGAGAGACGAGAGACCTGCGCCTGATCGCATTCGATCTGCAGATCTCACCCTCCGCACGGATCGACTGGGCTCAGGACGTCGCTGGCAACGCGGTCGCATCGGCCACCTTCGATATTTCCTCCGAGCTTTTGTGCATCCAATCGCGGATGACGGTGGAGTTGAGTGCTCCGACTTGGCCGGTTTTTGCGATTGCCGCCTCTGCGGCGTCTTACCCCTTTCGTTACGAGGGGGATCATTGGACCGATCTCGGGCCGCTCGCCCAGCCTCAGTATGCTGACCACGCCGGCAGGCTGGCGCGCTGGGTAGATTGCTTTGTCATGGAATGGCCGACCGACACCATTTCGCTGCTCAAGGACGTGGCAAACGGGGTGAACGCTTGGATTTCCTATCAAAGCCGCTCGTCGGAAGGGACCCAGGGGCCGCTCGAGACCCTGGACAGAGGCTGGGGCTCATGCCGGGATATCGCGGTCCTCTTTGCCGAGGCCGTGCGCACGCTTGGCTTTGGCGCGCGGCTGGTCTCCGGCTATCTTCACGATCCTGCAGTAGAAAACCTTGGCTCATCCGGCGCAGGCTCGACCCACGCCTGGGTCGAGGTCTTCGTACCCGGGGCGGGTTGGATCGCCTTCGACCCGACCAATCGCTCCGTCGGTGCGGCGAACCTCATCCCGGTGGCGGCCGCGCGCAACATTGCCCAGGTGACGCCGGTGAGTGGCAGGTATTACGGGAGGGGTTGCGATCTTCTCTCTCTGGAGGTGGGGGTGAGCGTGAGCGTGGACGGTCCTTGA
- a CDS encoding transglutaminase family protein: MRVRIGCSLQYTFVQPTPLIAMLNVHYSRFGDLEQADYLVTSPSVSLESYRDGFGNWCTRMLAPAGEFTLSSSGIFRDTGQPDPTSPAARQHNVEDLPYETLVFLLGSRYCDTDILSEEAWQLFEGTTPGWARVQAICDYVHETIRFDYMKADATRTASQALSSRHGVCRDFAHLAITFCRCMNIPARYCTGYLSDIGEPEPHPPGDFAAWMEVFLDGRWWVFDPRNNTRRTARILIARGRDAADVPLTQTFGPNTLTGFQVWTEEAEQAGSPETVEVVN, from the coding sequence ATGCGCGTTAGAATAGGGTGCAGCCTGCAATATACCTTCGTGCAGCCGACACCATTGATCGCGATGCTCAACGTCCACTACTCGCGCTTCGGCGATCTCGAGCAGGCAGACTATCTTGTCACGTCCCCCAGCGTCTCACTTGAAAGCTATCGCGACGGCTTCGGCAACTGGTGTACGCGGATGCTGGCCCCGGCTGGAGAGTTCACCTTGTCCAGCAGCGGCATCTTCCGCGATACCGGGCAGCCCGATCCGACGTCACCGGCGGCGCGACAACACAACGTCGAAGACCTGCCCTACGAGACGCTCGTGTTCCTGCTGGGGAGCCGCTACTGCGATACCGACATTCTGTCTGAGGAGGCATGGCAGCTCTTCGAAGGCACCACCCCGGGCTGGGCGCGTGTCCAAGCCATCTGTGACTACGTCCACGAGACGATCAGGTTCGATTACATGAAGGCCGATGCGACGCGCACTGCGTCACAGGCACTGTCCTCCCGCCATGGCGTTTGCCGCGACTTCGCCCATCTCGCGATCACCTTTTGCCGGTGCATGAACATTCCCGCACGATACTGCACGGGCTACCTGAGCGACATCGGTGAGCCGGAGCCGCACCCCCCGGGCGATTTCGCTGCCTGGATGGAAGTGTTCCTCGATGGGCGCTGGTGGGTCTTCGATCCGAGAAACAACACCCGTCGGACCGCGCGGATCCTCATTGCCCGGGGTCGAGACGCTGCGGACGTTCCGCTGACGCAGACCTTCGGGCCGAACACTCTGACCGGATTCCAGGTCTGGACAGAGGAGGCGGAACAGGCAGGGAGCCCGGAGACCGTGGAGGTCGTCAACTGA
- a CDS encoding Crp/Fnr family transcriptional regulator produces the protein MTAATDSPLARKLSAFAVFSDSEMAVLERLHERRRSFSVGRDLVYQGQSRQAAYVLASGWACSYKVQADGTRQIVDVQIPGDFLGLRSVLLRTSDHSFEPITDIEAIEVLSDDLLNVLTQMPRLATAIFWAASRDEAMVVEHLVGIGRRDAAARMAHFLLELASRLALVGLGGRGGYDCPLTQYHLADALGLSAIHVNRVLRQLRERGLVTFRDGHVSFQDYNGLVTLADFDPTYLDQEGPLLPGT, from the coding sequence ATGACTGCCGCAACAGACAGCCCCCTCGCCCGCAAACTCTCGGCCTTCGCGGTGTTCAGCGACAGCGAGATGGCGGTGCTTGAGCGACTTCACGAGCGCCGCAGATCCTTCTCTGTCGGGCGAGACCTTGTCTATCAGGGGCAATCTCGGCAAGCGGCCTACGTGCTCGCCTCCGGGTGGGCCTGTTCCTACAAAGTCCAGGCAGACGGCACCAGGCAGATCGTCGATGTCCAGATCCCCGGCGATTTCCTTGGGCTGCGCAGCGTCCTTCTACGCACCTCCGACCACAGCTTTGAGCCGATCACCGATATCGAGGCGATCGAGGTGCTGTCCGACGATCTTCTGAACGTCCTGACTCAGATGCCGCGCCTCGCGACCGCGATCTTCTGGGCCGCCTCTCGAGACGAGGCCATGGTGGTCGAGCACCTCGTCGGCATCGGTCGACGAGATGCTGCGGCGCGAATGGCGCATTTTCTTTTGGAACTCGCGTCCCGTTTGGCGCTGGTCGGGCTGGGAGGCCGAGGTGGCTATGATTGCCCCTTGACGCAGTACCACCTGGCGGATGCCCTGGGTCTGAGCGCCATCCATGTAAACCGCGTGCTGCGGCAATTGCGAGAAAGAGGGTTGGTCACCTTCCGGGACGGCCACGTGTCGTTCCAGGATTACAACGGACTGGTGACACTCGCGGATTTTGATCCGACCTACCTGGACCAAGAGGGCCCGTTGCTGCCGGGGACATGA
- a CDS encoding DUF3604 domain-containing protein produces MLRQNFLPFLSLGALHATTASGGFAQASEADAPTNPLKEAHIGEQHLHTGVSMDALIGSDPRPSFFQGPGSIKSTWKKNFEAAEKNYEPGKFAAIHAYEWSSMPSDANPQRLLPEGRLS; encoded by the coding sequence ATGCTTCGACAGAATTTTCTCCCATTTTTGAGCCTTGGTGCCCTACATGCGACGACCGCCAGCGGCGGGTTTGCCCAGGCCAGCGAGGCGGATGCCCCGACCAATCCACTCAAAGAGGCCCATATCGGCGAGCAGCACCTGCACACCGGTGTGTCGATGGATGCCTTAATCGGCAGCGACCCGCGCCCGTCCTTCTTCCAAGGTCCCGGGTCGATCAAGTCGACGTGGAAGAAGAATTTCGAGGCCGCCGAGAAGAACTACGAGCCCGGCAAATTCGCGGCGATCCATGCCTATGAATGGTCTTCGATGCCCAGCGACGCGAACCCGCAGCGCTTACTCCCAGAAGGACGCCTTTCATGA
- a CDS encoding IS110 family transposase: MCAKKTGSIEDLAVVGIDIGKDTFHLVGFDCSGQLVLRKQIKRLALEATFEKLPQCVVGMEACLSAHFVSRTLRRMGFEPRIIPAIYVKPFNKGQKNDYNDAEAIAEAALRPNLRTVTEKSQDQLDLQALHRVRARLVSRRTATINQIRAFLIERGITVRSGLRALKNSFETILEQRRDEISPRMRGILIGLYGDWLWLDKRIEDVSDEIEGISRTEENCANIMTIPGIGPMISTAMVAAVGKGEAFDRGRDFAAWVGLVPRQFSTGGRTILGRITKRGSRYLRMLFVQAAKVIMMRPHRWSDFSFGPWLTEAVARMPRNKAAIALANKLARTAWSLLRHGTRFDASQDAAMEAI, encoded by the coding sequence ATGTGTGCGAAGAAGACAGGAAGCATTGAAGACTTGGCGGTTGTCGGCATCGACATCGGCAAGGATACATTCCATCTGGTCGGTTTCGACTGCTCGGGTCAGCTGGTTTTGCGCAAGCAGATCAAGCGGCTTGCGCTGGAGGCAACGTTCGAGAAGTTGCCGCAATGTGTGGTCGGGATGGAGGCTTGCCTCAGCGCCCATTTTGTCAGCCGAACGCTGCGCCGGATGGGGTTCGAGCCACGGATCATCCCGGCGATTTACGTGAAGCCGTTCAACAAGGGTCAGAAGAACGATTACAACGACGCCGAGGCGATCGCCGAAGCCGCTCTGCGGCCGAACCTGCGGACGGTGACGGAGAAGAGCCAGGACCAGCTCGACCTTCAGGCCCTGCACCGGGTGCGCGCGCGGCTGGTGTCGCGGCGCACGGCGACCATCAACCAGATCCGGGCCTTCCTGATCGAGCGGGGCATCACCGTCAGGTCGGGGCTGCGGGCGCTGAAGAATTCCTTTGAGACGATCCTCGAACAGCGGCGGGACGAGATCTCGCCCCGGATGCGAGGTATCCTGATCGGGCTTTACGGCGACTGGCTCTGGCTGGACAAACGGATCGAGGATGTCTCCGACGAGATCGAAGGGATCAGCCGAACCGAAGAGAACTGCGCCAACATCATGACAATACCCGGCATCGGGCCAATGATCTCGACGGCGATGGTTGCGGCCGTCGGCAAAGGCGAGGCATTCGACCGGGGGCGCGATTTCGCCGCCTGGGTTGGCTTGGTGCCCCGACAGTTCAGCACCGGCGGGCGAACGATCCTCGGCCGGATCACCAAACGCGGCAGCCGCTATCTGAGGATGCTGTTCGTGCAAGCTGCGAAAGTGATCATGATGCGCCCTCACCGATGGTCCGACTTCAGTTTCGGCCCGTGGCTGACCGAGGCAGTCGCCCGTATGCCGCGAAACAAGGCGGCCATCGCGCTTGCCAACAAGCTGGCACGGACCGCCTGGAGCCTTCTGCGGCACGGCACCCGGTTCGACGCCTCACAAGACGCGGCGATGGAAGCGATTTGA
- a CDS encoding zinc-binding dehydrogenase, whose translation MATTGQQLFTTLEADGTLTVALEDVSFADPARNQVLVRMEAAPINPSDLAILVGGADMENAEYTPGKFVARMPETVNAASKARHGLKLPAGNEGAGTVIAAGDSDAAQALMGQRVSCVPGNAYSQYCLADADMCLPLGEHSSEEGASAFVNPMTALGFVETARADGQDAILHTVGASNLGQMLTRICAEDGIGLVNIVRKTDQVELLKGLGAEHVVNSSEEDFMDKLADAIRATGAFYGFDPVGGGMLVDTAFRAMERVAREQMAEYSRYGSNQPKRIFIYGRLDTSPTMLTPSYGFGWTLSGWLLFPFLQSVGQETVARMRQRVRDNLTSTFASSYKSRVTLEDMLTKDAVLDYRAMRTGEKYLVTPWA comes from the coding sequence ATGGCCACCACCGGACAACAGCTGTTCACCACCCTCGAGGCCGACGGCACCCTGACCGTCGCTCTTGAGGACGTTTCATTTGCCGACCCCGCCCGCAACCAGGTGCTCGTGCGGATGGAAGCTGCGCCGATCAACCCGTCGGATCTCGCCATTCTCGTCGGCGGCGCCGACATGGAGAACGCGGAGTATACGCCCGGCAAGTTCGTGGCCCGGATGCCCGAGACGGTGAATGCCGCGTCGAAGGCGCGGCACGGTCTGAAACTGCCCGCTGGCAATGAAGGCGCCGGCACGGTCATCGCCGCCGGCGACAGCGACGCCGCGCAGGCGCTGATGGGGCAGCGCGTCTCCTGCGTCCCGGGCAACGCCTACAGCCAATACTGCCTCGCCGATGCGGACATGTGCCTTCCGCTGGGCGAGCATTCCTCCGAAGAGGGCGCCAGCGCCTTCGTCAATCCGATGACCGCGCTCGGCTTCGTGGAGACTGCCAGGGCCGATGGTCAGGATGCCATCCTGCACACCGTCGGGGCCTCGAACCTCGGCCAGATGCTGACACGCATCTGCGCAGAGGACGGCATCGGGCTGGTGAACATCGTGCGAAAGACCGATCAGGTGGAGCTGCTGAAGGGGCTTGGCGCCGAGCATGTGGTCAACTCCTCCGAAGAGGATTTCATGGACAAGCTGGCCGACGCCATTCGTGCGACAGGCGCCTTCTACGGCTTCGATCCCGTGGGGGGCGGCATGCTGGTCGATACCGCATTCCGGGCGATGGAGCGGGTCGCAAGGGAGCAGATGGCCGAGTATTCACGCTACGGATCGAACCAGCCGAAACGCATATTCATCTACGGCCGCCTCGACACCAGCCCCACCATGCTGACACCCAGCTACGGGTTCGGCTGGACCCTGTCTGGTTGGCTGCTGTTCCCGTTCCTGCAGTCGGTTGGGCAGGAAACCGTGGCCCGGATGCGTCAGCGCGTGCGTGACAACCTCACCAGCACCTTTGCCAGCAGCTACAAGTCTCGGGTCACGCTGGAGGATATGCTCACCAAAGACGCCGTGCTGGACTACCGCGCCATGCGCACGGGCGAGAAATATCTCGTCACGCCCTGGGCCTGA
- a CDS encoding type 1 glutamine amidotransferase domain-containing protein, with protein MARILILSTAADVLGDTGNPTGVWYEELASPYYAFLDAGHEVTLVTLGGKPVPIDPNSDVTGEEAPASVTRFRADAEATALLSSPGRLEDEDVTAYDALYIPGGHGAMFDLAESALAAKAIGDAWDSGKIVASVCHGPAAFANVVDANGDPIVKGRKVTAFTDSEEEAVGLVEAVPFLLETKLRELGADFESVGDWQPHAVADGRLVTGQNPASSETAAKKVLELL; from the coding sequence ATGGCACGTATTCTGATCCTGTCCACTGCGGCCGATGTCCTTGGCGATACCGGCAACCCCACCGGCGTTTGGTACGAAGAGTTGGCGAGCCCGTATTACGCTTTCCTTGATGCGGGCCACGAGGTCACGCTGGTGACGCTTGGCGGCAAACCTGTTCCCATTGACCCGAATTCCGACGTGACTGGTGAGGAGGCCCCGGCCTCGGTCACCAGGTTCCGCGCAGATGCGGAGGCAACGGCGCTGCTGTCCAGCCCCGGCCGCCTCGAGGACGAGGACGTCACCGCTTACGACGCGCTCTACATCCCGGGCGGCCACGGCGCGATGTTCGACCTCGCCGAAAGCGCACTTGCAGCCAAGGCCATTGGCGACGCCTGGGACAGCGGCAAGATTGTCGCCTCGGTCTGTCATGGCCCGGCGGCCTTTGCCAATGTCGTGGATGCGAACGGCGATCCCATCGTGAAGGGCCGCAAGGTCACGGCCTTCACGGACAGCGAGGAAGAGGCCGTGGGGCTGGTGGAGGCGGTGCCGTTTCTGCTGGAAACCAAGCTGCGTGAACTCGGGGCTGACTTCGAAAGCGTCGGCGACTGGCAGCCTCATGCCGTGGCCGATGGCCGGCTGGTGACCGGGCAGAACCCGGCTTCGTCGGAGACGGCGGCGAAGAAGGTTCTCGAGCTTCTGTGA
- a CDS encoding LysR family transcriptional regulator: MTPDISLLRVFHAVMEERNVTAAARRLGQSQSNVSAALARLRGALGDELFLRARYGVEPTEKALQIAPDVAAGLDRLERAFRAAEPFDPAQSTRRFRLLLGPYAEVVLAPPLAAAFARHAPKAELEIAPIGPDLDPRSLAGQSFDLAIGRFSPPPEDLVVSELFNDGFRCIVAPEALADGATLNRDLYERLPHVVVAPPGKWRTGLHKLTADTGLRRNTAMIVSHFLTAAPTVARVGGIATVPARIAAMIAEPYGLRDMPVPLNLGTFPTQVAWHPHNRSDARHIWLRDLLNNIAFGEKERGRDT; encoded by the coding sequence ATGACCCCAGACATATCTCTTCTTCGCGTCTTCCACGCCGTGATGGAAGAACGCAATGTCACTGCTGCGGCGCGACGCCTCGGCCAGTCGCAAAGCAATGTCAGCGCGGCGCTTGCGCGGCTGCGCGGCGCCTTGGGGGATGAGCTTTTCCTGCGCGCGAGATATGGCGTCGAGCCGACCGAGAAAGCGTTGCAGATCGCGCCGGACGTCGCGGCCGGGCTGGACCGGCTCGAACGGGCGTTCCGTGCCGCCGAGCCTTTCGACCCCGCTCAAAGCACGCGGCGCTTCCGGCTGTTGCTGGGTCCTTACGCGGAGGTCGTGCTCGCCCCGCCTCTGGCCGCCGCCTTCGCGCGTCACGCCCCCAAGGCAGAGCTCGAAATCGCCCCGATCGGCCCGGACCTGGATCCGCGCTCCCTTGCCGGGCAAAGCTTCGATCTCGCCATCGGACGGTTCTCCCCTCCACCGGAGGACCTGGTCGTCTCGGAACTGTTCAATGACGGATTCCGCTGCATCGTAGCCCCCGAGGCTTTGGCAGACGGCGCGACCCTGAATCGCGACCTTTATGAGCGGCTTCCGCATGTGGTGGTGGCGCCGCCGGGAAAATGGCGCACCGGATTGCACAAACTAACCGCCGACACAGGCCTGCGCCGCAACACCGCGATGATCGTCTCGCACTTCCTGACGGCAGCCCCGACAGTCGCCCGCGTCGGAGGCATCGCCACGGTCCCTGCGCGCATAGCGGCGATGATCGCCGAACCTTATGGTCTCCGAGACATGCCGGTCCCACTGAACCTTGGCACCTTCCCGACGCAGGTCGCTTGGCACCCACATAACCGGAGCGACGCACGCCACATCTGGCTGCGAGACCTTCTGAACAACATTGCATTCGGAGAAAAGGAGAGGGGCCGAGACACGTGA
- a CDS encoding ParB N-terminal domain-containing protein encodes MLEKHTVAISAIRVPLKRKKTLCEDKVNKLAESILEDGQTTPIQLRPDGDGYVLIEGLHRLEALRELGEESVLAYFVRARLH; translated from the coding sequence ATGTTGGAAAAGCACACCGTTGCGATCAGCGCCATTAGGGTTCCGCTCAAGCGAAAAAAGACGCTCTGCGAGGACAAAGTCAACAAGCTCGCCGAGAGCATTTTGGAGGACGGACAGACCACCCCAATTCAACTCCGGCCTGACGGAGACGGCTACGTGCTGATCGAAGGTCTCCACCGACTAGAGGCGCTTCGGGAGCTGGGAGAGGAGTCCGTGCTGGCCTATTTCGTGCGCGCTCGGCTGCACTGA
- a CDS encoding cupin domain-containing protein, producing the protein MTHFTRLIERRGATVALALIISLGAGSNSLMAGDSAHSVKTADEVEFGAGPPLLPPGAELAVLAGNPGEPGVFVIRLRFPEGYVIPPHTHSMDELVTVISGQIGIAMGETLDQKGPLLPAGSFAALPANMAHFAWANEITVVQIAGMGPFDITYLEKADDPRTN; encoded by the coding sequence ATGACGCATTTTACAAGATTGATCGAACGACGTGGGGCAACCGTAGCCCTTGCCCTGATAATATCGCTTGGCGCGGGATCCAATTCTCTGATGGCCGGAGACAGCGCCCACTCGGTGAAGACCGCGGACGAAGTCGAATTCGGGGCCGGCCCGCCGCTTCTTCCGCCGGGTGCCGAACTGGCAGTCCTGGCCGGCAATCCCGGCGAACCCGGGGTCTTTGTGATCCGACTACGCTTTCCCGAAGGCTACGTGATCCCTCCACATACCCACTCAATGGACGAGTTGGTGACGGTGATCTCTGGCCAAATCGGCATCGCTATGGGCGAGACGCTCGACCAGAAGGGACCACTGCTTCCGGCCGGAAGCTTTGCCGCGCTGCCGGCGAACATGGCGCATTTCGCCTGGGCCAACGAGATCACGGTGGTGCAGATCGCCGGAATGGGCCCCTTCGACATCACCTATCTTGAGAAAGCCGACGATCCCCGAACCAACTGA